From Streptomyces sp. TLI_105, the proteins below share one genomic window:
- a CDS encoding acyl-CoA desaturase, whose amino-acid sequence MSQATVLPPAAAPVAAPARARGGSEFSPLLRTVREQGLLEHRPGWYARGIVVNLLGIAAVVAGLALIGPSWWTLLLAVPLALFSARAAFVGHDAGHAQITANRRASRILQLVHANLLLGMSREWWNDKHNRHHAHPNHLDKDPDVAADILVFAEHQTAGRTGLRGFLTRHQAWLFFPLTTLEGIALKVYGVQALLAEDGPCRDRRERLVEGALLLAHFAGYAALLLTVLTPAQALVFALVHQMLLGVHLGMAFAPNHKGMERPDEHADGDSWGHLRRQVLTSRNIRGGALTDWFLGGLNYQVEHHLFPSMPRPNLRLAQPAVRAHCAALGVPYTETGFVDSYRQALGHLHEVGAPLRGEDAE is encoded by the coding sequence ATGTCCCAGGCCACCGTCCTGCCCCCGGCCGCCGCCCCCGTCGCGGCGCCCGCCCGCGCCCGGGGCGGCAGCGAGTTCAGCCCCCTCCTGCGGACGGTCAGGGAACAGGGCCTCCTCGAACACCGCCCCGGCTGGTACGCACGCGGCATCGTCGTCAACCTCCTCGGCATCGCCGCCGTGGTGGCCGGGCTCGCCCTGATAGGGCCCTCCTGGTGGACGCTGCTCCTCGCGGTCCCCCTCGCCCTGTTCTCCGCACGTGCCGCCTTCGTCGGACACGACGCCGGCCACGCCCAGATCACCGCGAACCGCAGGGCGAGCCGCATCCTCCAGCTCGTCCACGCGAACCTCCTGCTCGGCATGAGCCGGGAGTGGTGGAACGACAAGCACAACCGCCACCACGCCCACCCCAACCACCTCGACAAGGACCCGGACGTCGCCGCAGACATCCTCGTCTTCGCCGAGCACCAGACGGCGGGCCGCACGGGCCTGCGCGGGTTCCTCACCCGCCACCAGGCCTGGCTGTTCTTCCCGCTGACCACCCTGGAGGGCATCGCGCTCAAGGTGTACGGGGTCCAGGCCCTGCTCGCCGAGGACGGTCCGTGCCGCGACCGGCGCGAGCGGCTCGTCGAGGGCGCCCTCCTGCTTGCCCACTTCGCCGGATACGCGGCGCTGCTCCTCACGGTCCTGACGCCCGCCCAGGCCCTCGTCTTCGCCCTCGTCCACCAGATGCTCCTCGGCGTGCACCTCGGCATGGCCTTCGCCCCCAACCACAAGGGCATGGAGCGGCCGGACGAGCACGCGGACGGCGACAGCTGGGGCCATCTGCGCCGTCAGGTCCTCACCTCGCGCAACATCCGGGGCGGTGCCCTGACCGACTGGTTCCTCGGCGGGCTCAACTACCAGGTCGAGCACCACCTCTTCCCGAGCATGCCGCGCCCGAACCTCCGGCTGGCCCAGCCCGCCGTCCGGGCCCACTGCGCCGCGCTGGGCGTCCCGTACACGGAGACCGGTTTCGTGGACTCGTACCGCCAGGCACTCGGCCATCTGCACGAGGTGGGGGCACCGCTCCGCGGCGAGGACGCGGAGTAG
- a CDS encoding MOSC domain-containing protein: protein MTSGTVTTVSSNGTYSFTKPNREGITLLAGLGVEGDVHAGVTVKHRSRVAQDPTQPNLRQVHLIHAELFDEVAGAGFEVAPGDLGENVTTRGIDLLSLPTGTLLHLGAEAVVEVTGLRNPCAQIDGFRHGLLKQVLGRDENGEIVRKAGIMGVVLTGGEVRPGDPIRAELPPEPHRPLERV from the coding sequence ATGACCAGCGGCACCGTCACCACGGTCAGCAGCAACGGCACGTACTCGTTCACCAAGCCCAACCGGGAGGGCATCACCCTCCTCGCCGGGCTCGGTGTGGAGGGCGACGTCCACGCGGGCGTGACGGTGAAGCACCGGTCCCGCGTCGCGCAGGACCCCACCCAGCCCAACCTCCGTCAGGTCCACCTCATCCACGCCGAGCTCTTCGACGAGGTCGCGGGCGCCGGCTTCGAGGTCGCCCCCGGCGACCTCGGCGAGAACGTCACGACCCGGGGGATCGACCTCCTCTCCCTGCCCACCGGCACCCTCCTCCACCTCGGCGCGGAGGCCGTCGTCGAGGTCACCGGACTGCGCAACCCCTGTGCGCAGATCGACGGCTTCCGGCACGGCCTGCTCAAGCAGGTCCTCGGCCGGGACGAGAACGGCGAGATCGTGCGCAAGGCGGGCATCATGGGCGTCGTGCTCACCGGCGGGGAGGTGCGGCCCGGCGACCCGATCCGGGCCGAACTGCCGCCGGAGCCGCACCGCCCGCTGGAGCGGGTCTGA
- a CDS encoding tannase/feruloyl esterase family alpha/beta hydrolase: protein MRLFPGVSLITALLAGVTVLAPASPAGAEAPAAAHCARQSRIHVPGAERRQSACLDDLTTTGLAGTPYTDLADQAGLAAKATRNPSGVPGIQVDGYFPDDSRLNTTHGWTHDAQFVIRLPDHWNGGLVVTGSPGSRRQYSTDALISDQVLARGFAYAATDKGNTGPDFFTDGREPGDAVVEWNRRVTELTRAAKKVVRQRYGRAPERTYMTGISNAGYLTRWQLENRPELYDGGVDWEGVLWTTHGPNLLTSLPVTVARSQGLADDEDLIAAGFAPGSRFLWPYHEKAYWGLTQKLFRAEFDPSYDPACPGSTAGGTVEQIFAPCASDATYDYASRPASVHRAVAKVALTGRIGKPLITLHGDLDTLLPIATDSDVYARMIDARGRGGLHRYYTVQDGTHTDGLYDAYPDRLRPILPCYRSAFDALTRWVEEGTTPPSDRTIARPASGDVVNSCALEG, encoded by the coding sequence ATGCGCCTGTTCCCAGGCGTCTCCTTGATCACCGCGCTCCTCGCCGGGGTCACCGTCCTCGCCCCGGCGAGCCCCGCCGGGGCCGAAGCGCCGGCTGCCGCGCACTGCGCGCGCCAGAGCCGGATCCATGTGCCCGGCGCCGAACGCCGGCAGTCCGCCTGTCTGGACGACCTCACGACCACCGGGCTCGCCGGCACCCCGTACACCGATCTGGCGGACCAGGCCGGTCTCGCCGCGAAGGCGACCCGCAACCCCTCGGGGGTGCCCGGCATCCAGGTCGACGGCTACTTCCCCGACGACTCCCGCCTCAACACCACCCACGGCTGGACCCATGACGCGCAGTTCGTCATCCGGCTGCCCGACCACTGGAACGGCGGGCTCGTCGTCACCGGCTCCCCCGGAAGCCGGCGCCAGTACTCCACGGACGCACTGATCTCCGACCAGGTGCTCGCCCGGGGCTTCGCCTACGCAGCCACCGACAAGGGCAACACCGGCCCGGACTTCTTCACCGACGGGCGGGAGCCGGGCGACGCCGTCGTCGAGTGGAACCGCCGCGTGACCGAGCTGACGCGAGCCGCCAAGAAGGTCGTACGGCAGCGCTACGGCCGGGCTCCGGAGCGCACGTACATGACCGGCATCTCCAACGCCGGCTACCTCACGCGCTGGCAGCTGGAGAACCGGCCCGAGCTGTACGACGGCGGGGTCGACTGGGAGGGCGTGCTGTGGACGACACACGGCCCGAACCTCCTGACGAGCCTGCCGGTGACGGTGGCCCGGTCCCAGGGTCTCGCCGATGACGAGGACCTGATCGCGGCGGGCTTCGCACCCGGCTCGCGCTTCCTGTGGCCGTACCACGAGAAGGCCTACTGGGGTCTGACGCAGAAGCTCTTCCGGGCCGAGTTCGACCCCTCGTACGACCCGGCCTGCCCCGGCTCCACCGCCGGCGGGACCGTGGAGCAGATCTTCGCGCCCTGCGCCTCGGACGCCACGTACGACTACGCCTCGCGGCCGGCGTCCGTCCACCGCGCGGTCGCGAAGGTCGCGCTCACCGGAAGGATCGGCAAGCCCCTCATCACGCTCCACGGCGATCTCGACACCCTGCTGCCGATCGCCACTGACTCCGACGTGTACGCGCGGATGATCGACGCGCGGGGCCGGGGCGGACTGCACCGCTACTACACGGTGCAGGACGGGACGCACACGGACGGCCTCTACGACGCGTATCCGGACCGGCTGCGGCCGATCCTGCCGTGCTACCGCTCCGCGTTCGACGCCCTGACGCGCTGGGTCGAGGAGGGTACGACGCCGCCCTCGGACCGTACGATCGCGCGGCCCGCGAGCGGTGACGTGGTCAACTCCTGCGCCCTGGAGGGCTGA
- a CDS encoding class I SAM-dependent methyltransferase, protein MSDDPTQVREFFGARAADWDSRFPDDGPAYAAAVGELGLHPGDAVLDAGCGTGRALPPLRAAVGPSGTVLGADLTPEMIERAVAAGRGGEEGGTLLLADVGRLPVHDGALDAVFGAGLVSHLADPVVGLRELARVVRPGGRLALFHPIGRAALAARHGRQITPDDLRAEPRLRPLLAEAGWRLVDYVDEDARYLALAVRES, encoded by the coding sequence ATGAGCGATGACCCCACTCAGGTACGAGAATTCTTCGGCGCCCGCGCCGCCGACTGGGACAGCCGGTTCCCCGACGACGGCCCCGCGTACGCCGCCGCCGTGGGCGAGCTCGGCCTGCACCCCGGCGACGCGGTGCTGGACGCCGGCTGCGGGACTGGCCGGGCGCTCCCGCCGCTCCGGGCCGCCGTCGGCCCCTCCGGCACGGTGCTCGGCGCCGATCTCACCCCCGAGATGATCGAGCGGGCCGTCGCCGCCGGACGCGGCGGCGAGGAAGGCGGGACGCTGCTGCTCGCCGACGTCGGCCGGCTCCCGGTGCACGACGGCGCGCTCGACGCCGTGTTCGGGGCGGGCCTCGTCTCGCACCTCGCGGACCCCGTCGTCGGCCTGCGGGAACTCGCCCGCGTCGTACGGCCCGGGGGCCGCCTCGCCCTCTTCCACCCGATCGGGCGAGCCGCCCTCGCCGCCCGTCACGGCCGGCAGATCACGCCGGACGACCTGCGCGCGGAGCCCCGGCTGCGTCCCCTGCTCGCCGAGGCCGGCTGGCGGCTCGTCGACTACGTCGACGAGGACGCGCGCTACCTGGCCCTCGCGGTCCGCGAGTCCTGA